One genomic segment of Paraburkholderia hospita includes these proteins:
- a CDS encoding GNAT family N-acetyltransferase, translating into MNEATDAPRDFIVRTMNADEVNLAIEWAAHEGWNPGLHDAHVFRAADPDGFFIGELQGEPVGSISAVAYDAHFGFIGLYIVRPEFRGKGLGLRIWQHGIAYLGKRNVGLDGVVAQQPNYRKSGFQLAYRNIRFQGVAEADVTNHPSLVDAHQLPFDKLASYDQRFFPAPREAFLRAWTDQADAVALASVREGHISGYGVLRRCREGRKLGPLFADDAQTAEALFTALIAHCPGETVALDVPELNTAAIALAERHRLTSVFETARMYTKRAPDIPLARLYGVTSFELG; encoded by the coding sequence ATGAACGAAGCGACGGACGCGCCGCGCGACTTCATCGTTCGCACGATGAACGCCGATGAAGTGAATCTCGCCATCGAATGGGCCGCGCATGAAGGATGGAATCCAGGCTTGCACGATGCGCACGTCTTTCGTGCCGCCGACCCGGACGGGTTCTTCATCGGCGAATTGCAAGGCGAACCGGTCGGCTCGATTTCAGCCGTCGCCTACGACGCGCATTTCGGCTTCATAGGCCTGTATATCGTGAGGCCGGAGTTTCGCGGCAAGGGACTCGGCTTGCGCATCTGGCAGCATGGCATTGCGTATCTCGGCAAGCGCAACGTTGGACTCGATGGCGTGGTCGCGCAGCAACCGAATTACAGGAAGTCGGGATTTCAGCTCGCGTACCGGAACATACGCTTTCAGGGTGTGGCCGAGGCCGACGTGACGAACCACCCTTCACTCGTCGATGCGCACCAGTTGCCTTTCGACAAGCTGGCCTCGTATGACCAGCGGTTCTTTCCCGCGCCGCGCGAAGCCTTTCTGCGCGCATGGACCGATCAAGCGGATGCCGTCGCGCTCGCAAGCGTCCGCGAAGGCCACATCAGCGGCTACGGCGTGCTTCGCCGATGCCGCGAAGGACGAAAGCTCGGACCGCTATTCGCCGACGACGCGCAAACAGCCGAAGCCCTGTTCACTGCGCTCATCGCGCACTGCCCCGGCGAGACCGTCGCGCTCGACGTGCCCGAGCTGAACACGGCGGCCATCGCGCTCGCCGAACGGCATCGTTTGACGAGCGTGTTCGAAACGGCGCGCATGTACACGAAGCGCGCGCCGGACATACCGCTTGCGCGGCTTTATGGCGTGACTTCGTTCGAACTCGGTTGA
- a CDS encoding 3-hydroxybutyryl-CoA dehydrogenase translates to MANRIETIGIVGAGTMGNGIAQVSAVAGLKVVLIDVTDAALEKGIGALTSSLAKLVEKGKIEAAARDAALTRIETSTDYQRLSGVDLVVEAATENTELKIRILRQIESVVSGETLIASNTSSISITALAATLGKPERFVGMHFFNPVPLLQLVEVIRGVQTSDDTAATVRELTERLGKTPVSVKNAPGFVVNRILVPMINEAFFVLADGIATAEEIDAGMRLGANHPIGPLALADLIGLDVCLSVMDVFLKDFGDSKYRACPLLRELVAAGRLGRKTGHGVYRYDPKH, encoded by the coding sequence ATGGCAAACAGGATCGAAACAATCGGCATCGTCGGCGCGGGCACGATGGGCAACGGCATCGCGCAGGTATCGGCGGTGGCAGGGTTGAAGGTCGTGCTGATCGACGTGACGGACGCCGCGCTCGAAAAGGGCATCGGGGCGCTCACGTCGAGTCTCGCGAAGCTCGTCGAGAAGGGCAAGATCGAAGCGGCGGCGCGCGATGCGGCGCTCACGCGCATTGAGACCTCGACCGACTATCAACGCCTGTCAGGCGTCGACCTCGTCGTCGAAGCGGCAACCGAAAACACCGAACTGAAAATTCGCATTCTGCGGCAGATCGAATCGGTCGTGAGCGGCGAGACGCTTATCGCGTCGAACACGTCGTCCATTTCGATCACCGCGCTGGCCGCGACGCTCGGCAAGCCGGAACGTTTCGTCGGCATGCACTTCTTCAACCCGGTGCCGTTGCTGCAACTCGTCGAAGTGATTCGCGGCGTGCAGACCAGCGACGACACGGCGGCCACCGTGCGCGAGCTGACCGAGCGCCTCGGCAAGACGCCCGTCAGCGTGAAGAATGCGCCGGGCTTCGTGGTGAACCGCATTCTCGTGCCGATGATCAACGAGGCGTTCTTCGTGCTGGCGGACGGCATCGCGACGGCGGAAGAGATCGACGCGGGCATGCGTCTCGGCGCGAATCATCCGATCGGGCCGCTCGCGCTCGCGGACCTGATTGGACTGGACGTGTGCCTGTCGGTGATGGATGTGTTCCTGAAGGATTTCGGCGACTCGAAATATCGCGCGTGTCCGCTGTTGCGCGAACTCGTGGCGGCAGGGCGTCTGGGCCGCAAGACGGGACACGGCGTGTATCGCTACGATCCGAAGCACTGA
- the glcC gene encoding transcriptional regulator GlcC encodes MQDALKQAWNGNWRYHRPHPEPVRQVVIPVISDPENPAKQSDRKIADVVAERIERLIVDGVLRSGQALPSERRLTDKLGVSRTALREGLKLLRARGIIETAHGKGSFVANLTAQPPQSPLMHLLASQPRTLYDLFEVRGMLEAESARLAALRGTPADYMMITRRYEEMLAAHNSETDPATHARLDHAFHLAICEASHNPVLVHTLRSLTELLLSSVFASVNNLYHRQPHRKRIDRQHARLYNAVTGKLPEQAYRAAADHIDGVRESLQEIEQEEQRLVRATLRLEGWK; translated from the coding sequence ATGCAGGATGCGCTGAAGCAGGCGTGGAATGGCAATTGGCGTTATCATCGACCGCATCCAGAACCTGTTCGACAAGTGGTCATACCAGTGATTTCAGACCCGGAGAACCCCGCAAAACAGTCCGATCGCAAGATTGCCGATGTGGTCGCGGAGCGCATCGAGAGGCTGATCGTCGACGGCGTGCTGAGGTCGGGGCAGGCGCTGCCATCGGAGCGTCGCCTGACGGACAAGCTCGGCGTATCGAGAACGGCTTTGCGAGAAGGGCTGAAGCTGCTGCGCGCGCGGGGCATCATCGAAACGGCGCACGGCAAGGGTTCGTTCGTCGCGAACCTGACTGCGCAGCCACCGCAATCGCCATTAATGCATCTGCTCGCTTCTCAGCCGCGCACGCTCTACGACCTGTTCGAAGTGCGCGGCATGCTCGAAGCCGAGTCGGCGCGTCTGGCCGCGTTGCGCGGCACGCCCGCCGACTACATGATGATCACGCGCCGCTACGAGGAAATGCTCGCCGCGCACAATTCCGAAACCGATCCGGCGACGCATGCGCGCCTCGATCACGCGTTCCATCTCGCGATCTGCGAGGCGTCGCATAACCCGGTGCTCGTGCATACGCTGCGTTCGCTGACGGAACTGCTGCTGAGTTCGGTGTTCGCGTCCGTGAACAATCTTTATCACCGGCAGCCGCATCGCAAGCGAATCGACCGGCAGCATGCGCGGCTCTACAACGCGGTGACGGGCAAGCTCCCCGAGCAGGCCTATCGGGCCGCTGCGGATCACATCGACGGCGTGCGCGAAAGCCTGCAGGAAATCGAACAGGAAGAGCAGCGACTGGTGCGGGCGACGCTCAGGCTCGAAGGGTGGAAGTAA
- the glcD gene encoding glycolate oxidase subunit GlcD encodes MSYAYDERIDGPLPSHDKAALVAELQRLVPSMQLLHDKEDLRPFECDGLAAYRTTPMMVALPDSIEQVQALLRFAAARKVPVIARGAGTGLSGGALPLEQGILLVMARFNRILHIDPEASIAHVQPGVRNLAISQAAAIHGLYYAPDPSSQIACSIGGNVAENAGGVHCLKYGLTVHNILKLEVLTIDGEHLTIGSEALDSPGFDLLALLTGSEGMLGIVTEVTVKLLTKPQSAKVLLASFDDVEKAGAAVAQIIGAGVIPGGLEMMDNLAIRAAEDFIHAGYPIDAEAILLCELDGAESDVQEDCDRVGAILREAGATGIRIAKDEAERQRFWAGRKNAFPAVGRISPDYYCMDGTIPRRELARVLRGIAELSNEYGLRVANVFHAGDGNMHPLILFDANSPGEMERAETLGAKILELCVEVGGSITGEHGVGREKINQMCVQFSSEELTLFHSLKAAFDPDGLLNPGKNIPTLHRCAEHGAMHIHHGKLPFPELERF; translated from the coding sequence ATGAGCTACGCCTACGACGAACGGATCGACGGCCCGCTTCCCTCGCATGACAAGGCCGCGCTGGTCGCCGAGCTTCAGCGTCTCGTGCCCTCGATGCAACTTTTGCACGACAAGGAAGATCTACGCCCATTCGAATGCGACGGCCTCGCCGCGTATCGCACGACGCCAATGATGGTCGCGCTGCCCGATTCGATCGAACAGGTGCAGGCGCTGCTGAGATTCGCAGCGGCGCGCAAGGTGCCCGTCATCGCGCGCGGCGCGGGCACGGGTCTGTCGGGCGGCGCGCTGCCGCTCGAACAGGGCATCCTGCTCGTGATGGCGCGCTTCAACCGCATCTTGCATATCGACCCCGAGGCATCGATTGCGCACGTGCAGCCTGGTGTGCGCAATCTCGCGATCTCGCAGGCGGCGGCGATTCACGGCCTCTACTACGCGCCCGATCCCTCGTCGCAGATCGCCTGCTCGATCGGCGGCAATGTCGCCGAGAACGCGGGCGGCGTGCACTGCCTGAAATACGGCCTGACCGTGCACAACATTCTGAAGCTCGAAGTGCTGACCATCGACGGCGAGCATCTGACGATCGGCTCCGAAGCGCTCGACTCGCCCGGCTTCGATCTGCTCGCGCTGCTGACGGGCTCCGAAGGCATGCTCGGCATCGTCACGGAAGTCACAGTCAAGCTGCTGACCAAACCGCAAAGCGCGAAGGTGCTGCTCGCGAGCTTCGACGATGTCGAGAAAGCGGGCGCGGCCGTCGCGCAGATCATCGGCGCGGGCGTGATTCCGGGCGGCCTCGAAATGATGGACAACCTCGCGATCCGCGCCGCCGAAGACTTCATCCACGCGGGCTATCCCATCGATGCCGAAGCGATCCTGCTGTGCGAACTCGATGGCGCGGAGTCGGACGTGCAGGAGGACTGCGATCGCGTCGGCGCAATACTGCGCGAAGCGGGCGCGACGGGCATCCGCATTGCGAAGGATGAAGCCGAACGCCAACGCTTCTGGGCCGGGCGCAAGAATGCGTTTCCCGCCGTGGGGCGTATCTCGCCGGACTACTACTGCATGGACGGCACGATTCCGCGCCGGGAACTCGCGCGCGTGCTGCGCGGCATCGCGGAGCTGTCGAACGAATATGGTCTGCGCGTCGCGAACGTTTTCCATGCAGGCGACGGCAACATGCATCCGCTGATTCTCTTCGACGCCAATTCGCCCGGCGAAATGGAGCGCGCCGAAACGCTCGGCGCGAAGATTCTCGAACTGTGTGTCGAAGTGGGCGGCAGCATCACGGGCGAGCACGGTGTCGGACGGGAGAAGATCAATCAGATGTGCGTGCAGTTCAGCAGCGAAGAACTCACGCTGTTCCATTCGCTGAAGGCCGCTTTCGATCCCGACGGCCTGCTCAATCCGGGCAAGAACATTCCCACGCTGCATCGCTGCGCCGAACACGGTGCGATGCATATTCATCACGGCAAGCTGCCGTTTCCCGAACTGGAGCGCTTCTGA
- the glcE gene encoding glycolate oxidase subunit GlcE, translating to MRREFDSMDDSARLVAQVQRAIAQHTPLRIRGSDSKRFLGREVQGEELDTRSHRGIVAYDPTELVITARAGTPLVELNAVLDDADQMLPCEPPLFDSKGTLGGAVATGLSGPRRPWAGSMRDFVLGCRVITGDGDHLRFGGQVMKNVAGYDLSRLLAGSFGSLGVLTEVSLKVLPKPRERRSFALKLGADEAMRELSAWRKAALPVSGACYVDGRLYVRLEGGSGSVKSAVDRIGGEEIDCAFWDALRDHQLPFFADTRPLWRLSLPNATPLMQLPGDALLDWAGAQRWLKSDAAAAEIRRLAHAAGGHATCFTPSPDREPFQPLAAPLLRYQHQLKRRLDPSGVLNPGRLYADI from the coding sequence ATGCGACGCGAATTCGATTCGATGGATGACAGCGCGCGCCTCGTCGCGCAAGTGCAGCGCGCGATCGCACAGCACACGCCGTTGCGCATTCGCGGCAGCGACAGCAAGCGTTTTCTCGGCCGCGAGGTGCAAGGCGAAGAACTCGACACGCGCTCGCATCGCGGCATCGTCGCGTATGACCCGACCGAGCTCGTGATCACCGCGCGCGCCGGCACGCCGCTCGTCGAACTGAATGCCGTGCTCGATGACGCGGATCAGATGCTGCCGTGCGAGCCGCCGCTTTTCGATAGCAAAGGCACGCTTGGCGGCGCGGTCGCGACTGGCCTTTCAGGTCCACGCCGGCCGTGGGCGGGATCGATGCGCGACTTCGTGCTCGGCTGCCGCGTGATTACGGGCGACGGCGATCATCTGCGCTTCGGCGGTCAGGTGATGAAGAACGTGGCGGGCTACGACTTGTCGCGTCTGCTCGCGGGCAGCTTCGGTTCGCTGGGCGTGTTGACGGAAGTGTCGCTGAAAGTACTGCCGAAACCGCGCGAGCGTCGCAGCTTCGCGCTCAAGCTCGGCGCCGATGAAGCGATGCGCGAACTGTCGGCATGGCGCAAGGCCGCCCTGCCTGTGAGCGGCGCATGTTATGTCGATGGCAGGCTGTATGTGCGGCTCGAAGGCGGAAGCGGATCGGTGAAGTCGGCCGTGGACCGGATCGGCGGAGAAGAAATCGACTGTGCGTTCTGGGATGCTCTGCGCGATCATCAGTTGCCGTTCTTCGCGGACACACGTCCGTTGTGGCGTTTGTCGCTGCCGAATGCGACGCCGTTGATGCAATTGCCCGGCGATGCGCTGCTCGACTGGGCGGGTGCGCAGCGCTGGCTCAAGAGCGATGCTGCCGCCGCTGAAATCCGGCGACTTGCGCATGCGGCAGGCGGTCACGCGACCTGCTTCACGCCGTCGCCCGATCGCGAGCCGTTCCAGCCGCTCGCCGCGCCGCTGCTGCGCTATCAGCATCAATTGAAACGCCGCCTCGATCCGAGTGGCGTGCTGAACCCTGGCCGACTGTACGCCGATATCTGA
- the glcF gene encoding glycolate oxidase subunit GlcF gives MQTNLDSHAKALPDAAEAESILRSCVHCGFCNATCPTYQLLGNELDGPRGRIYLIKQLLEGEAVSDKTQLHLDRCLTCRNCETTCPSGVTYHRLLDIGRAELERRVARPVGERLTRKGLRTVIPRPAVFDALLKTGRALRPLLPASVQMKIPARAAVPAKARPALRHARRVLMLEGCVQTSLSPNTNAAAARVLDRLGISVMSVREAGCCGATDYHLNAQDAGLDRARRNIDAWWPAIEAGAEAGAEAVVQTASGCGAFVKEYGHLLRNDPLYAAKAARVSAMARDLVEVLAVEPLDALLPADDAVAMRVAFHCPCTLQHAQKLGGAVESVLSRLGFDLAAVPDGHLCCGSAGTYSITQPELAQKLRDNKMAALESGRPDVIATANVGCQMHLDGAGKTQVRHWIELVEEALDA, from the coding sequence ATGCAAACGAATCTCGACTCTCACGCGAAAGCCCTGCCCGATGCAGCGGAAGCGGAAAGCATCCTGCGCTCGTGTGTCCATTGCGGCTTCTGCAATGCGACGTGCCCGACGTATCAACTGCTCGGCAATGAACTCGACGGGCCGCGCGGGCGCATCTATCTGATCAAGCAACTGCTCGAAGGCGAAGCTGTCAGCGACAAGACGCAACTGCATCTGGATCGATGTCTCACGTGTCGCAATTGCGAAACGACGTGTCCGTCGGGCGTTACGTATCACCGGCTGCTCGATATCGGGCGCGCTGAACTCGAGCGGCGTGTGGCGCGGCCCGTCGGCGAGCGGCTGACGCGCAAGGGATTGCGTACGGTGATTCCACGGCCTGCTGTGTTCGATGCGCTGCTCAAGACGGGGCGCGCTTTGCGGCCGTTGTTGCCTGCCAGCGTGCAGATGAAGATTCCGGCGCGTGCCGCCGTGCCGGCGAAGGCGCGTCCTGCGTTGCGTCATGCGCGTCGCGTGCTGATGCTCGAAGGTTGCGTGCAGACTTCGTTGTCGCCGAATACGAATGCGGCTGCGGCGCGGGTGCTCGATCGGCTTGGGATTAGTGTGATGTCTGTTCGCGAAGCGGGTTGTTGTGGTGCGACTGACTATCATCTGAATGCGCAGGATGCCGGGCTTGATCGGGCGCGGCGTAATATCGATGCATGGTGGCCTGCGATCGAAGCCGGTGCCGAAGCCGGTGCCGAAGCCGTCGTGCAGACGGCAAGCGGCTGCGGCGCGTTCGTGAAGGAATATGGGCATCTGTTGCGCAATGATCCGCTTTATGCGGCGAAGGCCGCGCGGGTAAGTGCGATGGCGCGCGATCTCGTCGAGGTGCTTGCTGTGGAGCCGCTCGATGCATTGCTGCCCGCTGATGATGCCGTCGCGATGCGTGTCGCGTTTCACTGTCCTTGTACGTTGCAGCATGCGCAGAAGCTCGGCGGCGCGGTGGAGAGTGTGCTGTCGCGGTTAGGGTTCGATCTTGCTGCTGTGCCCGATGGGCATTTGTGCTGCGGCTCTGCGGGGACGTATTCGATTACGCAGCCTGAGCTTGCGCAGAAGTTGCGCGATAACAAAATGGCTGCGCTTGAAAGTGGCAGGCCGGATGTCATCGCGACCGCGAATGTTGGTTGCCAGATGCATCTGGATGGCGCTGGCAAGACGCAGGTGCGTCACTGGATCGAGTTGGTCGAGGAAGCTCTGGATGCGTAA
- a CDS encoding type II toxin-antitoxin system HipA family toxin, which produces MGRPSHARALSVWTNGLRVGTWRIPSRGDMEFQYDRDWMASPAGRPLSLSLPFGIDDAPLRGERVRNYFDNLLPDSEPIRRRLATRFRTATADAFDLLEAIGRDCVGAAQLLAEDAQPEGFDRIEGTAMSDDEIAEMLARTVASGGPGAGRDDEYDDFRISLAGAQEKTAFLWHKKKWMRPHGATPTTHIFKLPLGLVGNKKADWTTSVENEWLCLALFRAFGLPAPNAEILNFGEQKVLAVERFDRRLHPSKKWILRLPQEDFCQVLGKPSHQRYEADGGPGMIDIAGVLRQSERPDADLETFLSAQILFWMLAAPDGHAKNFSVHLMPGGRYALTPLYDIMSIWPVEGDGGNQWSWHKAKLAMAVAGKNRHYLMKDIQRRNFNAMASRCFYGPDAEPLIGRLIDATPAAIETVAAALPKGFPERVAERIFDGLRTSAERLAAMPPGI; this is translated from the coding sequence ATGGGCCGCCCGTCTCATGCGCGCGCGCTGTCGGTGTGGACCAATGGTCTGCGCGTGGGCACATGGCGCATTCCATCGCGCGGCGACATGGAGTTTCAGTACGACCGCGACTGGATGGCATCGCCTGCCGGGAGGCCGCTGTCGCTCTCGCTGCCGTTCGGCATCGACGATGCGCCGTTGCGCGGCGAGCGCGTGCGCAACTACTTCGACAATCTGCTGCCCGACAGTGAGCCGATCCGCCGGCGACTTGCCACCCGCTTCAGGACGGCCACCGCCGACGCCTTCGACCTGCTCGAAGCCATCGGCCGGGATTGCGTGGGCGCGGCGCAACTGCTTGCCGAGGACGCGCAACCGGAAGGATTCGACCGTATCGAAGGCACGGCGATGTCGGACGACGAGATCGCGGAGATGCTCGCGCGCACGGTTGCGTCGGGCGGTCCGGGAGCGGGGCGCGACGACGAATACGACGACTTTCGCATCTCGCTAGCGGGCGCGCAGGAAAAGACCGCGTTTCTATGGCACAAGAAAAAGTGGATGCGCCCACACGGCGCAACGCCCACGACGCACATCTTCAAGTTGCCGCTCGGGCTCGTCGGCAACAAGAAGGCGGACTGGACGACGTCCGTTGAAAACGAATGGCTATGTCTCGCGTTGTTTAGGGCGTTCGGCTTGCCCGCGCCGAATGCCGAGATCCTGAACTTTGGCGAACAGAAGGTGCTGGCCGTCGAACGCTTCGATCGGCGGCTTCATCCTTCGAAGAAATGGATCTTGCGGCTACCGCAGGAGGACTTTTGCCAGGTACTCGGCAAGCCGTCGCATCAGCGATATGAAGCGGATGGCGGCCCCGGCATGATCGACATTGCGGGCGTGCTGCGTCAATCGGAGCGGCCCGACGCCGACCTTGAGACCTTCCTCAGCGCGCAGATTCTGTTCTGGATGCTCGCCGCGCCGGACGGCCACGCGAAAAACTTCAGCGTGCATCTGATGCCGGGCGGGCGCTACGCGCTGACGCCGCTGTACGACATCATGTCGATCTGGCCGGTCGAAGGTGACGGCGGCAACCAATGGTCCTGGCACAAGGCAAAGCTCGCGATGGCCGTAGCCGGCAAGAACCGGCACTACTTGATGAAGGACATCCAGCGCCGCAACTTCAACGCGATGGCGTCACGTTGTTTCTACGGTCCCGACGCCGAGCCGCTGATAGGCCGACTGATCGACGCAACGCCCGCCGCCATAGAAACGGTCGCCGCCGCGCTACCGAAAGGTTTCCCCGAGCGCGTGGCGGAACGCATCTTCGACGGGCTGCGGACATCCGCGGAACGGCTCGCGGCGATGCCGCCGGGCATTTGA
- a CDS encoding helix-turn-helix domain-containing protein — protein MKRTLLNPHQLGQILRTARRAKGLSQAQAASRVGLSQSRLSAIELNPDSITSEQLFALLAMYGLELSVQTRPASAAPTQENW, from the coding sequence ATGAAACGCACGTTGCTCAATCCGCACCAGCTTGGCCAGATCCTGCGCACTGCAAGGCGCGCGAAAGGGCTTTCGCAGGCCCAGGCCGCGTCGCGCGTGGGCTTGAGCCAAAGCCGGCTCTCCGCGATCGAACTCAATCCCGACTCGATCACATCGGAGCAACTTTTCGCGTTGCTGGCCATGTACGGCCTCGAACTGAGCGTGCAGACACGGCCCGCCAGCGCGGCGCCGACCCAGGAGAACTGGTAG
- a CDS encoding chemotaxis protein encodes MDHQSNEARTTLTSSNQFELLLFRLGTVPGDTAHELYGINVFKVREILTMPVITPIVGASRCVMGAVNIRGQIIPVVDLPKLMGCEPTRGLNILLVTEFARTTQGFAVQEVDDIVRLDWNQVLPAEAAAGSGLITSIARIDGNTGDSRLAQVVDVEQVLRDVLPAHRPEPVAPETAAFQVPPGTRILAADDSGLARTMIQQALGDIGAECIMAKTGEEAWQILIKLADEAKRNKTRLRDAVSMVLTDLEMPEVDGFTLTRRIRADERTRDIPVVIHSSLTGAANEAHVRNAGANGYVAKFQAAELAETIRDAIGA; translated from the coding sequence ATGGACCACCAATCGAATGAAGCCCGCACGACCCTGACCAGTTCAAACCAGTTCGAACTGCTCCTTTTCAGGCTCGGCACCGTGCCGGGCGACACCGCGCACGAGCTGTACGGTATCAACGTGTTCAAGGTCCGCGAAATTCTCACGATGCCGGTCATCACGCCTATCGTTGGCGCGTCCCGCTGTGTGATGGGCGCGGTCAACATTCGCGGGCAGATCATCCCGGTGGTGGACCTGCCGAAGCTTATGGGCTGCGAACCCACTCGTGGCCTGAACATCCTGCTCGTTACCGAGTTCGCCCGCACGACGCAGGGGTTCGCTGTGCAGGAAGTGGACGACATCGTGCGACTGGACTGGAATCAGGTGCTTCCGGCTGAAGCGGCGGCCGGGTCGGGGCTCATCACCAGCATCGCACGGATCGACGGCAACACGGGGGACTCGCGACTGGCTCAAGTGGTTGACGTCGAGCAGGTCTTGCGTGACGTGCTTCCAGCCCATCGGCCGGAACCGGTGGCCCCGGAAACCGCCGCGTTTCAGGTGCCGCCGGGCACCCGAATCCTCGCAGCAGACGACTCCGGACTCGCGCGCACCATGATTCAGCAGGCACTCGGCGACATCGGCGCCGAATGCATCATGGCCAAGACGGGCGAGGAAGCGTGGCAGATTCTCATCAAGCTGGCCGATGAGGCAAAGCGGAACAAAACGCGCTTGCGTGATGCTGTATCGATGGTGCTCACCGACCTGGAGATGCCCGAAGTGGATGGCTTCACGCTGACGCGGCGTATCAGGGCGGACGAACGCACACGGGATATCCCCGTCGTAATCCATTCGTCTCTTACCGGCGCGGCAAATGAGGCGCACGTGCGAAACGCGGGCGCCAACGGCTATGTGGCCAAGTTCCAGGCTGCGGAACTGGCAGAGACCATTCGGGACGCGATCGGCGCGTGA